The following nucleotide sequence is from Salvia splendens isolate huo1 chromosome 2, SspV2, whole genome shotgun sequence.
TGGAGTGAAGTTTGTTCGTGGTTCTCCTGCATATGGTTCATCCAGGAAACACAATGAGCTCAAGAAGTTGGTAAGTATGAGAGCATACTGGAAGTCAAGTCTCATATTTCTGCTCTTGACTTCATGGGCTTGTGATAGAAATTGGGATGCTGTTATCTGCTAGAAGAAGATCCATGCTTTCATTTACAGGTACAAGTGCTCACAGCACTAGATCATAAATACTCAGTGAGATCATTATTATACAGAAATATGGCATTATTTAAGGCTTTCGCTCAAAGTTCCATTTATTTTAAACTTTATTCGGGTATGGATAATATATAATTGATATAAATTTGGAACTTGTCCCATGCTTGGGAGAAATAGCTCACTTAGTAATGAGTCAACTGTGACTTCTCCCTGTGGTTTATTAGGTGCAAGAAAGGATTGATTATATTGCAGGTTGTATGGTGCAATTCTTGCATAAAATCTACCTTGTTTAGGTAGATGGAAGGGCGAGGAACAGCAAGCAGTTGAAAACAGAGAACTCGTTTTCATATCTACTGGAATTGTGGATTTATAACCACATTTTTTATCTGCGTATCTCACTACTGTTTGCAAGGTTCTTCATGAGATTCTCCTCTTTGGCTTTTGAGAATTAAAGAGTTTAGTCTGCCATTGAGGTCTGTGTGGTTTTACTGGATTATTCAAATCATATTGAGTGTTGTTTGGATCAGCAGGTCCTTTTCATTTCTCGATTTGGTTTTATCTAGTTGTGTCTATCTGTATTGGTTAATTGTTGTAGATTTAGTTCAAGTTACAATGCAATCTTTGCTTTTCTTTCGATTTAAgactatcaattttttttatataatttcgaGGCAAGTCGATCGTTTCGTGGGTACAAAACAAACAACGGATGCATGAATGTGATGGAATGGTCTTGTACCCAAAAGTGGGGTTGTTAAGCAGAAGATATGAAAATGGGTAACAAAATGCTGTAatgaaaaaacaaatttttaaaattttgtgataTTAGGTGCTAGTATCcttaatattactattataattcaaataaaaagtaGATTATTTATTTAACAAAAACTAAGTCTCGATTTTTCCTTGAAACTTTGTAAAAGCCAGCGTtgcttttgttgatttttgcaATTGTTCATATCACATCGATTCCTTATTAAGGTAGTTCACTAAAATTGTTCTTCAAAGCAAGATAGATAAATAATTCTCCACTTATCTCAAGGTTTGAACCTCCGACTTGTTGGTTGGAGCGAAAATGTCTTACAAATTAAGTTATTTTTTCATCGTTGAATGAACCTTAAAAGGTATTCGAGAGCCACCACTTCTGAATACACCCTGCTAGTTGATTGTTTTCACATAGTGCTAAAACAAGTGAGCTTGTTAATGAAAGGATTTAACCTCAATTGAATATAAGATGTAACTGGCAAGACCTCACAGTTGTCTATGCATCAAATCACTAAAATATGAGACATTAGCATCAAAGCATATGACAAGATCAATGGTTTTCCCTGCATAAAATAATGAGGTGACGAAGTATTATTCACCAATTccacaaatttatcaaagacAGCTTAGCTTCTCTCTGTTGTCTGATAAGGTACTGCTGAAGTAGCATGTCCTGTGTTAATCGAACATCGAGAAAGTAAAGACCAACCTGTGTGCCTCAGTCATCCGCGGTCATGGAAGAAGCAATCTCACCGACTCCAGATTTGTTGAAAAAAGAGATAACCAGAGACAGCTTTTAGCACCATTCTTGCAAAATGATACGagtctattattattattattatttagtttagatattatagggatttagcatatctttttctatatctttgttttcttgttcattaagtcagtagcattataaataggatagtctgttatcatttttattcattcaatcaatatatgaaattatcattcttttggctcaattgagtagcaaacaagaaacatctcctaaggttgccgacgaggctgatctcgcgctcaaccgcccctttttgccgtccaagtcacgacccaacgttgggcgctcgacaacgacgacatctcgtttcttgattttgtgtggaaatcgacgttaaggatttaggtccttaacaactggtgctttcattgagagctgaccctcccaccatctcgaaccgaagctacatcgctacccgacggaaaacattccgcgcacagcaactgctttggttgtcgagtcccgcctgtccgtcgagctctagccgcaggacaacactacttctgcaacgcccgacgggaaggattcccgcgtgccgcgtcgaagtcagacgatcatcatccaccacagccacgcctcagtccgtcaacatgtcatacgactacgccggctatcgccgtcgtcaatacgacttccctcaggccacacagccatgCCGTCCCTACCATCCggcccaacctcgccgtgtaaccagttgggaccctccaagcatccgggtggaagtactccgccCGCCGTCATGGcttgatccagaatcaccctacgtctcacaaccacttggatccacctgatcgtcgcccacggccgagataccagcccatcgAGTACCGCGATGGcgcgcaagacgcttggccccgacaccgcggcggctacgtcgagaggggtggccacctatctgatcgcggagagcatcagacccaattacggtttgatcgctacccgacaaccgcaacgcagcggcaccgcccaatgtgctgggacccaccggcgcaacagcaggacctcggctacccgaccgttgaccggccccgacgctcagagacgtgctgggaccgacctcgccctcgggaggaggtgagagcgcgagtccagcccgcctcccaccagccctgctactccaccgaaaatccaacgcgggacctgtacagtcagcccgcacgtgtgaccagtcaaactccagagcagccacgcctgccgctaatacgggtctcccaagcggagaagtcagaacggtccaggttgggtctctgctggcactgtcccgagaaatgggtgaggggacatgtgtgtaaacaacgcattctatgttatgcggatgatggggaggagtttgaggagaacattcaagatgagaatttagccgaagagaaaactgattatactcccacgatagtattcggtgatgatgttcccaatgacattaccgatgttcacaatgatggcgctcctcttgatgttccaaacaacgagtcccctggagagttcgtcaagaacatagggattgtcaagaacgacaatgaatcaccgcaagtgctcgttggggtatatgatgagaagattggtgaaaaggaggatggttctattggtgaagtgaaGGTCATAGTATCATTTAATGTTGCTCGAGAGTCACCCCATGATGTTCAAAATTGTTGGGGTAAGGAAGGAGGTGGTGATTACACTGTTTTCCATGAAATTGCTTGTATCTATAAGGATTTGAATGTTGGTGATGTTACAAGTATGAAGCaacgatcaacatcgctcgacatcgatgcaaggttgattcctccgcGAAATAACACGCCGTGTTTAAGCATTCAGGAATGTGTGGCAGAGCTTTCCATTTTAGCGTTGAATTTGGACGATCACATTAGTCCACCttcgttgattttttatggCTGTGATGAAGGGAGACGTTCAACTGTTCGgtgtgcgtttgatccaggaggagatgcctcgccgaagcttctgtTTTCAACTCTCTCtattgcttcgtggttcccaccttgaggacaaggtggattttaaccgtgggggagttgatacgagtctattattattattattatttagtttagatattatagggatttagcatatctttttctatatctttgttttcttgttcattaagtcagtagcattataaataggatagtctgttatcatttttattcattcaatcaatatatgaaattatcattcttttggctcaattgagtagcaaacaagaaacatctcctaaggttgccgacgaggctgatctcgcgctcaaccgcccctttttgccgtccaagtcacgacccaatgttgggcgctcgacaacgacgacatctcgtttcttgattttgtgtggaaatcgacgttaaggaggacGGTCCTTAACACAAAACCAGTTTCTGATAAGTTCAGTCATGTCTAAAACAAAGATCACCATGATCAAACTAAAGGCATCATAGGTTACAGTTATATGATCAATTAACAGTTTTCTCATCTTTCCAGATATGTTCAGCATCACAGGTTACAGAAATGAAAAGAATGGAACagagatataaaaaaaaaaaaacacctgaaatttaaaaaaatggtcACCCTAGTAAAGCTCTTTGAATCTTCCGGGAGTACATAGGCTCGAGGTGCTCAGAATTGAGGTACGAGCTGCTCGTTTACAGACAAATTTAGAATGAACTCAAATCAAGATTTGAGTAGCATTCGTATAGCTCTACTTATTTCGTTTACAGCCATACATGTAGTTCGTCATTAGTCAAAAAACTAAACGGACAGGTGAGAACAAACCATGGAACCCTTAGAGAGCATCACCCATTCTCAACTGTTCAAAATGAAGGCACAATGCATGGTAAGCTTGTTTATAAACCACTGCTGAATGATTCATGCATATAGCTCAGACGATTCATTTAATACCCTACTACATATAGTTCATCGAGGGAAGTAAGATTAAACCGATCAACGATCCTTAATTTCTCAAGTCTCAACTGAACAGTGCACACCTCCTTTGAGATAATAGAAAATAGAGAGGCATTACTTCAAACTGGCGACTAAATTCTACAGCTATATAATATAAGTACAATATCTTAACAAGAGTGACAGGTGTAGCAAGCCACCATAGCCTAAATTCTAACTGATTTGCAACATAAGTACATCATGGAtacaagaagaagaaaaaatagacaaaaaagGAAGAATTACTGAGAATGCATCACATTGGCTGTGTGCATTTCTTCTGAGAGTGACCGAGCATATGGCATCGGCCACATTGAACAACTCTTTTTGGGCGTTTTAAACTCTCCAAGCGCAGAACTTTCTTTTTCGGTCTCCCAGGAGGCCTACGCGTTTTAGGTGGCCGAATGATGATATCAACTTTAGCTCCTCCACCATCAGTGCCCTCGCCTAGCTCCTTCCACAGGCTCTTGTCGGGGATCGGGTGTATCATCTGTGAGTAGGTTTCGCGGTAGCTGTGGACTGTGAAGCAAGGCTCAGCAAACAAGTGAGCATTTTGCCCACAGGAGATCAGAGCTGCAGCTGCATGTGCACATGGCAGACCGTAGAGCTGCCAACGGCGACATGAGCAAACTCGATTTCTTATGTCCACGATGTTTGTCCTTTCAGTTGAAACAATCTCAAACTCAACCTCGTTGGCACGGAGCACTTTGTAACAGCGAGCATCTGAAATAGCTTCTGAAATCCGCTTTTCAGCAGAGGGTACAAGAATTGAGGTCAGTCGCATTCCTATGTTAAGACGTTCGTTGAACCATGATGCTAACTGATGCCGAATATGCTCCATCATCTGTACAATAGGGAGCTCGTGACATTCTAATGCCCAATTGTACAGCAATTCTGTGACAGTCAAGGTGAAGTGGCCGTAGCGTACACCTTCAAAGTATGCCACGGCCCATAGCTGAGGGTTGAAATGGTGTAGCCAAGGCAAGACATCCTCTGAAATCTGCACCATCTCAGAAATTTTATTTTCGAATTCAGCTGTTGTGAGCGCATAAACAGCATTCCAGAATATGTTCACCAACTTTGAGTTCTTGAATGTATCACGGAAGTTCTCGCTGATAAATCGCAGGCAAAAACCGTGGAATGCATTAGGAAAATGAGTCTCGACAGCCTCCACCATACCTATTGTTCTCTCAGAAAGTATTGTGAGCCTGGGCATACTATCAGTGTTCACCCCTAGAAGCTTACGCAGCTCTGACATGAACCACATCCAATTCTCATCACTTTCCACATTAACGACAGCTATTGCCAATGGAAACAGTTGATCATCGGCATCAATGGCAGCAGCACAAAACAATGTTCCTAAGTACTTCCCTTTAAGATGGACTCTGTCCAGTTCTAAAAGTGGCCGGCAAGCATTAATGAATCCATAGATTGCAGCGCGATAAGAAACAAATAACCGTTGGAATGAATTTTCTTGTCCTGTGGCAACAACAGAAGCAATGCTGCCTGGATTAGTTTTCCTTATCTGCTCACAATATGCAGGTAGAAGCTTGAAACCTTCTTCATAAGTCCCATGCAATGCAGCCATACTACGTTCCTTCCCTCTCCAGGCCTGCATATAAGAGACTGCTACCCCATGTTGATCACGAATATCTTGCAAAATCTCCTTCGGCTTGTATTGTGGATTATCCCTGATACGTGCTTCCATAGATCGTGCAACCCAGCCCACAGATGCCTGTTGATGATGAAGATTTTGGACGCCTTCACACGTGTGCTCTGCATTAAGCGTTCTAATGGTAAATGTGGGAACTCCTGGCAACTTTGCAACGTGGACACGCCACGGACAACCATCTTTAGAACACTTGGCTATAAACCTACTCCTATCAGATTTCACTATCCGAATCTCAAAATGCAATGCTATGGCTATATCCTTCAATGTTCTTCTACAAGTATCCACATCAGGGAACTCCTGCCCAACAACCAAAGTCTGACTCGTCAAAGATACACTTGCATTCACACTAGAAACCTGGTAAACATCTTCGGTCGAGTGGCCGGGCAGAGGGATAGTTGCATTCGCACTGGACACTACAGATAAGCCCTGTTCAGCCATTATCGTTGTTCATTTAGACCAAACCCACATTTTAAAAGGCCTCGTTTTTTTCCACTTCAAAATGCCTTGTTTCATTCAGAAACTACCACAAATGACAAAACTCAGCATTAATAATGCTAAATTTCAGGAATTTAACAAATGGGCAACAAGTAAGAACCCAAATACCCAAAAACTTCAAGAAAAATTCCACCATAAATCACTTGAACCACTATGATTTCAACAAGCCACAATCTCCAAGCAGCTATctacaaaagaagaaaaagaaatttcTTAAACATAAGGCTCAATCATCATCAAGATCCATCTATAGATAAATGCATCACAAATAAATGAGGTCACACAATTAGTTTAATTCTTAACAATTCAACAAATCTCAGTTGGAGGACCACCTACATACTATttcaaggaaaaataaaaacaagcaATCCTCAAATTACATTCAAATAACTACAAGCTCAAAAGTTAAAAAACAGCCACCTCCATTAATGTACAGATACAACTCTActgggaaaaaaatgaaaacagatTTGCAAAAGGATCAAAATATCGCTCAATGCACGCTGCATGCAGAGATTCAAATGCATATGCTACAACTATTTGTAAACTGTCTACTAGAAAGGAGTGCATGTCATTTAAGAACTAGATTCTCTAAACGGCAATAACCAAATTCAATGATGTATACCTCTTATACACTAGGTTAACCATAATGTTGAGACATGATGCAGAAATAGATGACTATAAAAACAACTGCATCTGGAGAGATAAACCATTGCTAAAATAATCCCAAACTCCACAAAGAAATTGGATACAAGAAAAACATTGGAGGACAATAAATAACTAACCACCATAGTAAAAATGCTCTCACCCATTTACATCTTTTATCCATCCATGTTTCCATATAATTAGCATCTTATCCACAAAAATAAGGTACTGGGCAAGTAaacatagaaagaaaaagatagCTATCAGTACATTTTTTTGGTAAAGTAGCTATCATTACTTGAATGACCTTGTACACATCTAAAAGTAAGAAACGTCAAGAAATCAACTCTCCTGACTTTATTACTCAGCAAAATAACTGCTCTATTATGTACACCTAAATGGCTTACAGTTTTACCTTCTTCAAGGGTAATAAAGCACTTGAATGAGAGAAGCAAAAGCTGAAACACTACCCACCATAAACCTTTCAATATTTAACCTAAAATCAAGAAACTATTCTCAATAACACTCATTATTCAGTATTAAGAAAAATTGGACCATTATTCACTGCACCGAACCAAAATATAGTAAAGACACGAACTTTCGGAGTTGAAAAACACTGAAATTATATAAAGATTGCATCTTTGCAGAACCGAAGTGGAAAGAACCGCATTACAATGTGCAAGATCCTATCAAAATCAGCTCAATCTTTCGGAAAAACCGAACAAGCAACACTTGTGAGGCGGAATGAACCAAAAAATGAGTTAACGGGAGCAATTCAATATGTAAAGGAAGCAGTAGATCTAAATCTATTTCATCGGAGATCGAGAGAGATGGACCTTTGAGTTAAATAGATGTCTGTGTGTCGAGAATttgaagacgaagaagaagatttgaaCGGGATAATCCGTCGGCCGGCGGTATAAGAGGAAGGACTGTGAAAATGGGTTGGAGAGGAAAAAGGATTGCGTCGGCCGAGATTTGATTTTTACTCTTGAGAAAATCACCAAGATTGTTTAAATTTTGGTTCGTACGTGAAAATACACAAATTTTTATGTGAAGTTGgtgaaataaaacaaaatgaatcaattttattaaaagaattaacagaaaaactatttttatggattaagaatataaaatttgttaaaaataatGGATTTTGGATACGTTCGCTATCATCTCACGTCAGTTTATTTGGATGAAATTGCATATGTATATAATCTTCGTTGAGTTAAATCACAATCAtttgtttatataaaaataattttatacattaaaaatatcataataTATTATACTATCTTCATTTCACAAAAGAATGCTTTTTTTGGACACAACTTTTAATATGCAATTAATAAAGCAAGAAATAGagatacaaattaaaaaaaatgaaaatatcattAGTGAAAATGAGTACCACTTCATTAGATAAAAACgttttcaaaattataaagtgtatatttttatgaaatagaTTAAAAGAAAGAGTACATACTCTTGTTGGCGGATGGAAGATGTAACAAGCTAATTTTGTTatcatgaattaattaaaattttcatgctttttcacttcaatttttaattttaggataaaCTAAAACTGGACCAAATTTAATACTGCATTCATCCACTAAAAATAGATATAGTTATTTATGACCTGAGTTTTAATATGAAAtgttaaagtaagaaagaagtaGTGTAAATAGATTGTGTGGTTTatattattagtaatattttaaatttgtaaaaccttttatatttagaaattgatctaattttaataaacgatccaaaataataaaattggtCTATTTTTTGTGAAGGAGATATTAATTTTACATGCACCGACTAAACTAAATTAATaagttatgaaataaattaatgtttGTGAATAAATGTGTGTTTCGCGTTAATCATAAAACAATTGTTGATGGGATATGATCCTTTTATTGGGCCTATTAAAGCCCAAGCATAGGCTTTTGGCCCATTATAGTGTTTTTTGGCCCATTATAGTTATTGGGTGTATCATTCATTAACAATTTTTTCGAAGAAAAACTGCTCTAAAGACTAATTAATTAAGAATATATATAGGCGACCGCCATTGTATAGTGAATTAATTTGACAATCTATAAAAGATAATTGGACAAAATATTATACTTAAATTTATTGCTCTATCATTATTCAAGCCAGCCGATGTATTTCATATTCAACATTATGCTATCTTATGCTTcatatgttttaaaatgatTTCTATATAAGTAGTATACAATTTACCTTGGCCATATAGAGTTGTCAAATTAGATGGGACAGCCAAGGCCCGAGGAGGTTCGCTTGGTTTGAAGCCCGATCGAGTCCAGGCCCATATCTTGATTGGGTTGGGCTTCGCTTGGTTTGAAGCCCTAACGAGTCCAGGCCCATATCTTGATTGGGCTGGCCTTCTATATATCTCATTCCATGCAAACTTGATAAAGCCATGATGTGACGtggtatttttttttgaaatgagGTCCTCGATAACGCgacataaaataaaaactcCTTAATTCTTCTTTAGAATTCAAAGTTTGAGTTGAACTGGATTGAATTTTTAACTGTTTTGTGGTATAAGTTTACAAGTTCACAAATCCAATCTTTTATAGGaacacattttcattttctaagaCAAAAGAATTAATTATAGCTAATTATTTTGGTGGGCCTACATTGGGTCGGGCCGGTGCTAGGATGGGCATGTGCCGAGTTGGGTTGGGCCTAACCTGATGTTATCCCAACTCGATTAACATCTCTagtgatatactccctccgttccatagtaattgaggcatttcttttcagcacgaagattaagaaaaaatgtgttagatgagttaagtaaatagagaataaagtggaaaatgaaaaaggtagagagataagagaaaaaaaagtaagataTGGTAAAGTatgtgtggaaaaatgtgttgacttttactaaaaagagaaatgactctattactatggaacgtatcaaaatgacaaaatgactctattactatggaacgaagggagtattgtTGAACTTTTATTGTTTCTTTTTATGATTAAAAGAGTGTTCACATTGGATTGTGCATATTAGCTAATAGCTAGTGACTTTTGACTTATAGGATACCAACATTTAAGTAATGACattatctttcatatttttcaattaaTAGATTTAAAGTGTTACTACAAGATTGAGATACATTTAAACTTTGCTAGTTGTAGCGCATTAACGTAGGCGCTCAATCCTTGtgaaaacaaaaacatatcaatAATGTGATCATCCGTAAGGAGTGAGTGATGGAAAATTCAAAGTGCCGACTTTATAATTTATTCGaatcattataaaaaaaataatcgtCTCTAGCTATACCAACATTTAGTAGATTTTACTACCACTTGAAACATACGTGAAGTGGAGAAAAACCAAATTTCCATAATGTTTCACGCAAACATGgtgaaatatagaaaaaaaaatacaaaattccaCAGTCATAATAGGATTGATTGAGATTGACCATCAACATCATCCATCTAGAAATTTGTTCATCATTTATTTTCTCGAATTACTCCCACTTTATAGTAGATTATGTAAAGATCATACATATcgttatattttaatttggtaatagtaatattttaaggCTTGGAAAGTGAGTTTTTATATTTGCCTATCCAAGCTAATACTTCATTTATCCtcaaaaaaatatacaaatttgaaAACGGCATGAATTAATATGCAATTGGTAAAACACGTGAAAgatgagaaaaaagtaagagaaatggaaaAGGTAGTGGAAGAAGTAGAGAATTGTGGGGTTCATATCATGATGTGTATGATTCTTATTtattggttttttttttgtttcatattTTAGAGTTGGTTTAATTTCAGTGGACgattcaaaataataaaactagcCTATTTTTTTAGAACAGGCTGATTATACGACATAGAATTATGAAACCGGTATTATCTATGTTAAATGCATGCCAAGTCATTAATTCATATGGTGAAACATATTAGTTGAGTATTTTGCAAATCTACACGAAAATTATGGATTACTCCTTATTTTTGCATCTAAATGTTCAATTTGCAAAAACACAGACTAATCTTTGTTACATCTTCatccttaattttttcataAACATCCTCGCTCATTGGATTAAGATTAGAACTGAAATATTTTGGTCAGATAAAAAACCTAAATGACTGAAAAATA
It contains:
- the LOC121782603 gene encoding uncharacterized protein LOC121782603, which translates into the protein MAEQGLSVVSSANATIPLPGHSTEDVYQVSSVNASVSLTSQTLVVGQEFPDVDTCRRTLKDIAIALHFEIRIVKSDRSRFIAKCSKDGCPWRVHVAKLPGVPTFTIRTLNAEHTCEGVQNLHHQQASVGWVARSMEARIRDNPQYKPKEILQDIRDQHGVAVSYMQAWRGKERSMAALHGTYEEGFKLLPAYCEQIRKTNPGSIASVVATGQENSFQRLFVSYRAAIYGFINACRPLLELDRVHLKGKYLGTLFCAAAIDADDQLFPLAIAVVNVESDENWMWFMSELRKLLGVNTDSMPRLTILSERTIGMVEAVETHFPNAFHGFCLRFISENFRDTFKNSKLVNIFWNAVYALTTAEFENKISEMVQISEDVLPWLHHFNPQLWAVAYFEGVRYGHFTLTVTELLYNWALECHELPIVQMMEHIRHQLASWFNERLNIGMRLTSILVPSAEKRISEAISDARCYKVLRANEVEFEIVSTERTNIVDIRNRVCSCRRWQLYGLPCAHAAAALISCGQNAHLFAEPCFTVHSYRETYSQMIHPIPDKSLWKELGEGTDGGGAKVDIIIRPPKTRRPPGRPKKKVLRLESLKRPKRVVQCGRCHMLGHSQKKCTQPM